One segment of Vagococcus martis DNA contains the following:
- the nagB gene encoding glucosamine-6-phosphate deaminase yields the protein MKVIKVTDQFEGAKVAFDMIQEAMKQNIKTLGLATGSTPEALYKEMVESDVDFSHMTSVNLDEYVGLGSDDPQSYHYFMREHLFNKKPFKETFLPNGLATDAKKECERYDAILESHPIDIQILGIGENGHIGFNEPGSSFDGKTSEVNLTESTIEANSRNFSDISEVPTKAYSMGIGSIMQANKIILLAYGTKKAEAIYQTIKGPITELVPASALQVHPDVTIIVDEEAGSKL from the coding sequence ATGAAAGTCATTAAAGTAACAGATCAATTCGAAGGTGCGAAAGTTGCATTTGATATGATTCAAGAAGCAATGAAACAAAATATTAAAACATTGGGACTGGCGACAGGGAGTACACCTGAAGCGTTATATAAAGAAATGGTAGAAAGTGATGTTGATTTTTCTCATATGACATCTGTGAATTTGGATGAGTATGTGGGACTGGGGTCAGATGATCCGCAAAGTTACCATTACTTTATGAGAGAGCATTTATTTAATAAAAAGCCATTTAAAGAAACGTTCTTACCTAACGGATTAGCTACAGATGCTAAAAAAGAATGTGAGCGATACGATGCAATCCTTGAGTCACACCCTATAGATATTCAAATCCTTGGTATTGGTGAAAATGGACATATTGGATTCAATGAACCTGGCTCGTCATTTGATGGAAAAACAAGCGAAGTAAACTTAACGGAATCAACCATTGAGGCGAATAGCCGTAATTTTTCTGATATTTCTGAAGTGCCAACTAAGGCTTACTCAATGGGAATAGGTTCGATTATGCAAGCCAACAAAATCATTTTATTAGCGTACGGAACTAAAAAGGCTGAAGCCATCTACCAAACAATAAAAGGACCTATTACAGAGTTAGTTCCAGCGAGTGCTTTACAAGTTCATCCTGATGTGACTATTATTGTGGATGAAGAGGCAGGAAGTAAACTATAA
- a CDS encoding LysR family transcriptional regulator encodes MNLNQLYYFQTLAKTQHMTKAAQLLNISQPSLSYAIKELEKELGAPLFEKKGRNISLTKYGKIYLTYVNQSLNTLENGNHFVKKIYEPNTGHIDLGFIYTLGPYIIPKVLHDFKSEPNNESISFSLYQSNTQNIIDKIKDKTIDLGLCSKTVEDDDIDFHPFVEEDLVLIVPLNHPLASKNEVYIEEIEHFPFISFNKESGLRPIIDETLQQVNIKPNIIYEVEEDHTMAGFVSFGHGVALIPNLFALSSYQVKILKLINPIRKRIIYTANLKNHDMPSLLRFKTFLKTFSA; translated from the coding sequence ATGAACCTTAACCAACTATATTATTTTCAAACTTTAGCAAAAACACAACACATGACAAAAGCCGCTCAATTATTGAACATTTCCCAACCAAGTTTGAGTTATGCTATTAAAGAACTGGAAAAAGAGTTAGGAGCACCTCTTTTTGAAAAAAAAGGAAGAAATATTAGTCTAACAAAATATGGTAAGATTTATTTAACATATGTCAACCAATCACTTAACACTCTTGAAAACGGCAATCATTTTGTCAAGAAAATCTATGAACCAAATACTGGACATATTGATTTAGGATTTATCTATACATTAGGTCCTTATATTATTCCAAAAGTCCTGCATGATTTTAAATCTGAACCTAACAATGAATCCATTAGTTTTTCTCTATATCAAAGTAACACGCAAAATATTATCGATAAAATTAAAGATAAAACGATTGATTTAGGTTTATGTTCAAAAACGGTAGAAGATGATGACATTGATTTTCATCCCTTTGTTGAAGAAGACCTTGTTTTAATTGTGCCACTAAACCACCCACTCGCATCAAAAAACGAGGTGTATATTGAAGAAATAGAGCATTTCCCATTCATATCATTTAACAAAGAAAGTGGCTTACGTCCGATTATTGATGAGACGTTACAGCAAGTAAATATTAAACCTAACATCATTTATGAAGTAGAGGAAGACCATACAATGGCAGGATTTGTATCGTTTGGTCATGGAGTTGCATTAATCCCTAATTTATTTGCCTTATCAAGCTATCAAGTTAAGATTCTTAAACTCATTAATCCTATAAGAAAACGGATTATTTATACTGCTAATTTGAAAAATCATGACATGCCTTCTCTATTAAGATTTAAGACCTTTTTAAAGACCTTTTCAGCGTAA
- a CDS encoding oxidoreductase — protein sequence MEKYRKIFEPLQIKRMTLKNRVVMPPMGTNFANLDGTFNRDHLSYYEQRAKGGVGLITLENVCVDYPMGTNGTTQLRIDNEQYVPGLWTFNELMHSYGACTSVQINHAGASAYGLRLEGKQAVSSSDIPSKKGNPAPRSLTTEEIYHIVKKYGEAANRGQRAGFDCVEIHAGHSYLISQFLSPLYNKRTDEFGGTPENRARFAKLVVEEVRKQVGPFFPISLRFSADECLEGGNSLDDTLELLEYFVEEVDILNVSAALNDSIQFQIDQINLADGWRSYMAKKVKEKFGKVTVTSGNIRSPKIANEILENGDADLLAMGRGLIAEPNWVNKVQDGKEYLLRKCISCNIGCADHRIAKSRPIRCTVNPDVINEEAYKQDKVNNPINMIVIGGGTAGLEAATTAAEVGVNVTLYEEKNYLGGLACEIARLPDKRRIQDFVDYLEARANELDNLVIHTNKRFELEDLEDKSIDIIVNATGATPLLPPIKGLHEQLAKPNRRVFSIFDLLHNMSDFQETKGKDVVVIGGGAVGLDVVEYYAERGANSVSIVELQSEIGKDLDLITKISMFDMMEKHHVKQFTSSALVEVCDNHFVIESNQEKMTLPFDLGFVCLGMKAEAPLVEMLTEYSLQNDVVVKNIGDSKLARRIIEGTREGRDILKDIEKIDLKKSARKKVTS from the coding sequence TTGGAGAAATACAGAAAAATATTTGAGCCGCTACAAATAAAAAGAATGACGTTAAAAAACAGAGTGGTGATGCCTCCAATGGGAACGAATTTTGCTAATTTGGATGGAACGTTTAATCGTGATCACTTATCTTATTATGAGCAACGTGCAAAGGGTGGTGTAGGATTAATTACATTGGAAAATGTGTGTGTTGATTATCCAATGGGAACGAATGGAACCACACAACTAAGAATTGACAATGAGCAATATGTACCAGGATTATGGACTTTTAATGAGTTAATGCATAGTTATGGTGCGTGTACGTCTGTTCAAATTAATCACGCCGGGGCATCAGCTTATGGTTTACGTTTAGAAGGAAAGCAGGCTGTATCATCAAGTGATATTCCTTCTAAAAAAGGAAACCCTGCACCTAGATCATTAACCACTGAAGAAATTTATCATATTGTAAAAAAATATGGCGAAGCGGCAAATAGAGGGCAACGTGCTGGATTTGATTGTGTAGAAATTCACGCAGGTCATTCGTATCTAATCAGTCAGTTTTTGTCTCCTCTTTATAATAAAAGAACGGATGAGTTTGGTGGAACACCTGAAAACAGAGCACGCTTTGCAAAGTTAGTTGTTGAAGAAGTTAGGAAACAAGTTGGTCCGTTTTTCCCTATTAGTTTAAGATTTAGTGCGGATGAATGTTTGGAGGGAGGAAATTCATTAGATGATACGTTAGAGTTACTGGAGTATTTTGTTGAAGAAGTCGATATATTAAATGTTTCTGCCGCTTTAAATGATAGTATTCAATTTCAAATTGACCAAATTAATTTAGCTGATGGCTGGAGAAGTTATATGGCGAAAAAAGTGAAGGAAAAATTTGGAAAAGTGACTGTTACATCAGGGAATATTAGAAGTCCTAAAATAGCAAATGAAATTTTAGAAAATGGCGATGCTGATTTATTAGCTATGGGTAGAGGGTTAATTGCTGAACCTAACTGGGTGAATAAAGTGCAAGATGGCAAAGAGTATTTATTGAGAAAATGTATATCTTGTAATATTGGTTGTGCGGATCATCGTATTGCAAAATCTAGACCAATAAGATGTACGGTTAATCCGGACGTTATTAATGAAGAAGCTTATAAACAAGATAAAGTTAACAATCCAATCAACATGATTGTCATTGGAGGTGGGACAGCAGGATTAGAGGCTGCTACAACGGCTGCCGAAGTTGGTGTTAATGTCACTTTATATGAAGAAAAAAATTATCTTGGTGGATTAGCTTGTGAAATAGCAAGATTACCAGATAAACGTAGAATACAAGATTTTGTTGATTATTTAGAAGCTAGAGCAAATGAATTAGATAATCTAGTGATTCATACCAATAAACGATTTGAATTAGAAGATTTAGAAGATAAGTCTATTGATATCATCGTTAATGCAACTGGGGCTACTCCTCTATTACCGCCAATTAAAGGATTACATGAGCAACTTGCTAAACCAAATCGTCGAGTTTTTTCAATTTTTGACCTACTTCATAATATGTCTGATTTTCAAGAAACTAAAGGAAAAGATGTTGTTGTGATTGGTGGAGGAGCTGTTGGATTAGATGTTGTAGAATACTATGCTGAAAGAGGGGCTAATTCTGTTTCAATCGTGGAATTACAATCTGAAATAGGTAAAGATCTTGATTTAATTACTAAGATATCGATGTTTGATATGATGGAAAAACATCACGTTAAGCAGTTTACATCTAGTGCTTTAGTTGAGGTATGTGACAATCATTTTGTTATTGAGTCAAATCAAGAAAAAATGACGTTACCATTTGATTTAGGGTTTGTTTGTTTAGGTATGAAAGCAGAAGCACCATTAGTTGAGATGCTAACAGAGTACAGCTTGCAAAACGATGTCGTTGTAAAAAATATTGGAGATAGTAAACTAGCAAGACGAATTATTGAAGGAACAAGAGAAGGTAGAGATATTTTAAAGGATATTGAAAAAATTGACTTAAAAAAATCAGCTAGAAAAAAAGTAACTAGTTAA
- a CDS encoding MFS transporter, with protein sequence MKNKYMPTAIGLYINYFVHGMGVIILAQNMDALASQWGTDNAGVAIVISSLGIGRLIVLMVSGYLSDKFGRRPFVLLGMLTYILFFIGILVSPSIAVAYIFGILAGVANSFLDSGTYPALMESFPESPGTANVIIKAFISAGQFALPLMVGFIVSQNLWYGWTFVLSIAIFIINGIYLYNKPFPKQQAEQVDDIVEEKEPRKIFSIEGVAFILYGYVSQATFYLVSQWLTKYGSDVANMGDTSSRALISYYSVGSLLCVFVTSALVKKKFQPVTFLVGYTFISFVALLIMWLFPTALVCTIGAFVVGFSAAGGVMQLGLTVMADMFPSGKGKVTGIFYTAGSIASFTIPLVTGQLSKTNVANIILLDVGIALLGFLLAIVIFIRFKKDRRSL encoded by the coding sequence ATGAAAAATAAGTATATGCCAACAGCAATTGGGCTGTATATTAATTATTTTGTACATGGTATGGGTGTTATCATTCTAGCTCAAAATATGGATGCGTTAGCTAGTCAGTGGGGAACAGATAATGCAGGAGTTGCGATTGTTATTTCGTCATTAGGAATTGGACGTTTGATTGTATTAATGGTTTCAGGTTATCTCTCAGATAAATTTGGGCGTAGACCGTTTGTTTTACTCGGAATGCTCACCTATATATTGTTCTTTATAGGTATCTTAGTTAGCCCGAGTATTGCCGTAGCGTATATCTTTGGTATATTAGCCGGTGTAGCGAATTCTTTCTTAGATTCAGGGACATATCCGGCACTGATGGAGTCATTCCCAGAATCACCAGGAACAGCTAATGTGATTATTAAAGCCTTTATTTCGGCTGGACAATTTGCATTACCGTTGATGGTAGGGTTTATTGTGTCACAAAATCTATGGTACGGGTGGACATTTGTCCTTTCAATCGCTATATTTATAATTAACGGGATTTATTTGTATAACAAACCTTTTCCTAAGCAACAAGCAGAACAAGTTGATGATATTGTTGAAGAGAAAGAGCCTAGAAAAATCTTTAGTATTGAAGGTGTTGCTTTTATTTTATATGGCTATGTGTCACAAGCAACGTTTTATTTAGTAAGTCAGTGGTTAACTAAATATGGTTCTGATGTAGCGAATATGGGTGATACGTCGTCTAGAGCTTTAATAAGCTATTATAGTGTTGGATCACTGCTATGTGTTTTTGTGACGTCAGCTTTAGTTAAAAAGAAATTTCAACCTGTGACATTTTTAGTCGGATATACGTTTATTTCTTTTGTAGCATTGTTAATAATGTGGCTATTTCCGACTGCTTTAGTTTGTACTATAGGTGCCTTTGTTGTCGGTTTTTCAGCAGCAGGTGGTGTGATGCAACTAGGGTTGACTGTTATGGCTGACATGTTTCCATCAGGTAAAGGGAAAGTTACCGGAATATTTTATACAGCAGGAAGTATTGCTTCCTTTACTATCCCATTAGTAACTGGTCAATTATCTAAAACAAATGTGGCAAATATTATCTTACTGGATGTTGGGATTGCGTTATTGGGATTTTTATTAGCTATCGTTATTTTTATCAGGTTTAAAAAAGATCGTCGCTCATTATAA
- a CDS encoding shikimate dehydrogenase, translating to MTERITGYTGLIGLMATPIKHSLSPTMHNEAFAKLGLDYVYLAFEVGNNELEQAVEAIRALGMRGSNVSMPNKQKVIQYLDKLSPAAEMVGAVNTIVNDDGVLMGHITDGTGFMSGLAQSDINIIGKKMTICGAGGAATAIEIQAALDGVKELSIFNRKDDHYSNAERVVQLINEKTDCQATLFDLADNEALESEINNSQIFTNATGVGMKPLEGQSLIKNTDVLRPDLVVADVVYVPSETQLLKDAKANGCRTVNGLGMMLWQGAAAFKLWTGEDMPVDYIKNLLFKDN from the coding sequence ATGACAGAAAGAATTACAGGATACACAGGATTAATCGGGTTAATGGCGACACCAATTAAACATAGTTTGTCACCAACTATGCACAATGAAGCATTTGCTAAGTTAGGATTGGATTATGTGTACTTAGCGTTTGAAGTGGGTAATAATGAGTTAGAACAAGCGGTTGAAGCGATTCGAGCATTAGGTATGCGAGGATCCAATGTGTCAATGCCTAATAAGCAAAAAGTGATTCAGTATTTGGATAAATTATCACCAGCTGCTGAGATGGTAGGAGCTGTCAATACTATTGTAAATGACGATGGGGTGTTAATGGGACACATTACTGATGGTACTGGTTTTATGAGTGGATTAGCACAATCTGATATCAATATTATTGGAAAAAAAATGACGATATGCGGTGCGGGTGGTGCTGCAACAGCTATTGAAATTCAAGCTGCATTAGATGGAGTGAAAGAGCTATCCATTTTCAATCGTAAAGATGATCACTACTCTAATGCAGAGCGAGTCGTACAACTAATTAATGAAAAAACAGATTGTCAAGCAACGCTATTTGACTTAGCAGATAATGAAGCGTTGGAATCAGAGATAAACAATAGTCAAATTTTTACCAATGCAACGGGTGTTGGAATGAAGCCGTTAGAAGGACAGAGCCTAATAAAAAATACTGATGTGTTACGTCCGGATTTAGTTGTTGCAGACGTTGTGTATGTACCAAGTGAAACACAATTATTAAAGGATGCAAAAGCAAATGGATGCCGCACTGTTAATGGGTTAGGTATGATGCTTTGGCAAGGTGCTGCGGCATTTAAGTTATGGACTGGTGAGGATATGCCGGTAGATTATATTAAAAATTTATTATTCAAGGATAATTAA
- the aroD gene encoding type I 3-dehydroquinate dehydratase: MKTVKVMNTVIGDGIPKIVVPMVGKTSQELIEEAKIVANCGADIIEWRVDFFEEVKQIDAVISVGKKIRQLLSNIPILFTFRTKEEGGETELSTEDYVELNQVIISEALFELNDIELFIGDKHVAQLVSCANDKQVKVVMCNHDFDQTPSKQEIVHRLKKMQELGADICKIAVMPNNTTDVLTLLDATNEMQISFANRPIVTMSMGQLGMISRVSGETFGSALTFGSAQTASAPGQVPVSELRNILTTLHNK, from the coding sequence ATGAAAACAGTTAAAGTAATGAACACTGTTATTGGAGATGGCATTCCTAAAATAGTCGTTCCAATGGTTGGTAAAACAAGTCAAGAGTTAATAGAAGAAGCTAAAATTGTCGCGAACTGTGGTGCTGATATTATAGAATGGCGTGTCGATTTTTTCGAAGAGGTTAAACAAATTGATGCGGTGATATCTGTGGGTAAAAAAATACGCCAGTTATTATCTAATATTCCAATACTTTTCACATTTCGTACTAAAGAAGAAGGTGGCGAAACAGAACTATCTACAGAAGACTATGTCGAGTTAAATCAAGTCATAATATCTGAAGCATTATTTGAATTAAATGATATTGAGTTGTTTATTGGAGATAAGCATGTCGCTCAATTAGTCTCTTGTGCCAATGACAAACAAGTTAAAGTGGTAATGTGTAACCATGATTTTGATCAAACGCCTTCAAAACAGGAAATTGTTCATCGTTTGAAAAAAATGCAAGAACTTGGTGCAGATATTTGTAAAATAGCTGTTATGCCAAACAATACAACAGATGTATTGACGCTACTTGATGCAACGAATGAGATGCAAATTTCTTTTGCAAATCGCCCAATTGTAACAATGTCAATGGGTCAATTAGGAATGATAAGTCGTGTCAGTGGCGAAACGTTTGGTTCAGCCTTGACATTTGGATCAGCCCAAACAGCATCTGCACCAGGACAAGTACCAGTATCTGAGCTAAGGAATATATTAACAACTCTTCATAATAAATAA
- a CDS encoding MFS transporter, with product MQKKQNLYNMTILSLYINYILQGMATIIITQNMSSLMNQFNTNTKGISLVISFIGVGRVVSLLLAGRLSDKFSRKMSIWLGMFSYAVFFGGMLFCENLLSALFVTLFAGFANAFLDTGTYPTLIEAYPDKHAFLSVLNKFFISVGQFCLPLFVSFLTMRDLSYRYSFIVCFIILVCNGLNMWYRVFPNTKMVLEKEKILDDSLMATKPKFMIEGLSSIVFGFTSVSTFNILLMWLPDFGEKVGDMSRTQSLMLISIYSIGSIVSVFLTSYLVKTYIKPIYMIVGCSFFSFCSLMMLLIFPYPPVIRLVAFSVGVFASGGIWQLSLSLFLEMFPQNKGRMTSYYTLATSFSVMVTPILTGYLSELSLYYVFIFNGIVTFIGFFVSIVIKTRYQKIFPTLV from the coding sequence ATGCAAAAGAAACAAAACCTTTATAACATGACAATATTATCGTTATATATTAATTATATACTACAAGGTATGGCGACTATTATTATTACACAAAATATGTCTTCCTTGATGAACCAGTTTAATACAAATACAAAAGGTATTTCATTAGTTATCTCGTTTATTGGAGTGGGTCGTGTCGTTAGTTTGTTACTGGCTGGTAGATTATCTGATAAATTTAGTCGAAAGATGTCTATTTGGCTTGGGATGTTTAGCTATGCTGTATTTTTTGGAGGCATGTTATTTTGTGAAAATTTATTAAGTGCGTTGTTCGTCACTTTGTTTGCGGGATTTGCGAATGCTTTTTTAGACACAGGGACATACCCAACGTTAATTGAAGCGTATCCAGATAAACATGCATTTTTAAGTGTATTAAATAAATTTTTCATTTCTGTTGGTCAATTTTGTTTACCACTTTTTGTGAGTTTTTTAACAATGAGGGATTTAAGCTATCGTTATAGTTTTATAGTATGTTTCATTATCTTAGTGTGCAATGGGCTAAATATGTGGTATCGGGTATTTCCAAACACTAAAATGGTCCTTGAAAAAGAGAAAATACTTGATGACAGTCTGATGGCTACAAAGCCTAAATTTATGATTGAAGGTCTTTCTTCTATTGTGTTTGGGTTTACATCTGTTTCTACATTTAATATTTTACTTATGTGGTTGCCTGATTTTGGTGAGAAGGTGGGAGATATGAGTCGAACACAATCGTTAATGCTTATTAGTATCTACAGTATTGGATCTATTGTGTCGGTTTTTTTAACTTCTTATTTAGTTAAAACATATATTAAACCTATTTATATGATTGTAGGGTGTAGTTTTTTCTCTTTTTGTTCATTAATGATGTTACTTATTTTTCCTTATCCACCCGTAATTCGTCTGGTTGCTTTTAGTGTAGGGGTGTTTGCTTCAGGTGGTATTTGGCAACTAAGCTTGTCGTTATTTTTAGAGATGTTTCCTCAGAATAAGGGGCGTATGACAAGCTATTACACATTAGCTACCTCGTTTTCTGTTATGGTAACGCCTATTTTAACGGGTTATTTAAGTGAACTTAGTTTATATTATGTGTTTATATTTAATGGGATTGTGACATTTATTGGTTTTTTTGTATCGATTGTTATAAAAACAAGGTATCAAAAAATATTTCCAACGCTCGTTTAA